GAAAAAAGACAtgcaaaattaaaagttaaagaaaaccACGTCCGTATCTAGGAATTTCAGAATGTGTCCCACTGTTTTGTCCGGAAAGCAACGGCTAACATGAGCATCAAGTACACAACACAACACAGCCTCAACTACCCCACTAGTATATAAAGGGCACCGATGTTACTTCCCTTAACAAACCATCAAAGCTCTATTGGTAGTACACTAACAATGGCCTCAAGCCAAGGTTGGACACCGAAGCAGAACAAAAGATTTGAGAATGCCCTTGCCATCTTCGACGAGGACACCCCAGACAGGTGGCACAACCTGGCCAGAGCCGTCGGAGGAAAAACTGTGGAAGACGTCAAAAGGCATTATCAGAAGCTCGTCGAAGATGTGAAGCAGATCGAGGAAGGCCATGTGCCTCTTCCCAATTACCGAACTGTTTCAACCATGGCAAGCAGCATCAGAGGTTACGGTTACATCAATGAAGAAAACAGGTTATTATTGCTAACTCATTCTTCTTCTTAAATAACCTTAAAATCAAAATTGGTTTTATATGGGACTTCCaaccataaatatatatatatagaaacacAAGAAATAGTCGTTG
This DNA window, taken from Vigna radiata var. radiata cultivar VC1973A chromosome 5, Vradiata_ver6, whole genome shotgun sequence, encodes the following:
- the LOC106761704 gene encoding protein RADIALIS-like 3, with amino-acid sequence MASSQGWTPKQNKRFENALAIFDEDTPDRWHNLARAVGGKTVEDVKRHYQKLVEDVKQIEEGHVPLPNYRTVSTMASSIRGYGYINEENRMKGLSLQ